One window from the genome of Molothrus ater isolate BHLD 08-10-18 breed brown headed cowbird chromosome 5, BPBGC_Mater_1.1, whole genome shotgun sequence encodes:
- the LOC118698040 gene encoding noggin-like, with translation MWRRRHWPLPLYSSPNYPHWLSGRRDHAASLPHLPLWWEGARCPRQLPISLCNQGKGEGHASGRGDNPGGCGRVQACSRAQPVTALLAMEGAHRSCLLLLLLCLLPPPGTPGSPPPLEEPREPPLPPSSTADPAAHLLRGHPSAPVRPYSLSLSPEDYRYAPRPRHLRPGRLRRLLGSAFDPFWMATEQPRGRNGSILEENLESMSRDLAEGAGRYRRKLWREVEGLELPALLPPAPALPPELAGALARRLRQWLVERAACRLTSAWVDLGPVFWPRWVRHTTCESGPAGCSWPPGMACRPAQLTRIKLLAWHCWSPQPPAPPSCTWRHIPYPVVAACKCSCR, from the coding sequence ATGTGGAGAAGGAGGCACTGGCCCCTTCCCCTCTACAGCAGCCCAAATTATCCCCACTGGCTCAGTGGCAGGAGGGACCATGCGGCTTCTCTCCCCCACCTGCCCCTCTGGTGGGAAGGAGCGAGGTGTCCCCGCCAGCTCCCTATCAGCCTCTGTAaccagggaaaaggggaaggcCATGCCTCGGGACGCGGTGATAACCCAGGGGGATGCGGCAGAGTGCAAGCCTGCAGCCGGGCACAGCCTGTCACAGCGCTGCTCGCCATGGAGGGAGCACACCgcagctgcctcctcctcctcctcctctgcctgctcccaccGCCGGGCACCCCAGGCTCACCGCCGCCTCTGGAGGAGCCTCGggagccgccgctgccgccgtCCAGCACCGCGGACCCTGCCGCGCACCTGCTGCGCGGCCATCCCTCGGCGCCGGTGCGGCCCTACAGCCTGTCGCTGTCCCCCGAGGATTATCGCTACGCCCCCAGGCCCCGGCACCTGCGCCCCGGGCGGCTGCGCCGGCTCCTGGGCTCGGCCTTCGACCCCTTCTGGATGGCGACCGAGCAGCCCCGCGGTCGCAACGGGAGCATCCTCGAGGAGAACCTGGAGTCCATGAGCAGGGACCTGGCCGAGGGCGCCGGACGGTACCGTCGCAAGCTGTGGCGAGaggtggaggggctggagctgcccgcGCTGCTGCCCCccgccccggcgctgccccccGAGCTGGCGGGGGCCCTGGCCCGCCGCCTGCGGCAGTGGCTGGTGGAACGGGCCGCCTGCCGCCTCACCTCCGCCTGGGTGGACCTGGGCCCCGTGTTCTGGCCCCGCTGGGTGCGGCACACCACGTGCGAGAGCGGCCCCGCCGGCTGCTCCTGGCCCCCCGGCATGGCCTGCCGGCCCGCACAGCTCACCCGCATCAAGCTGCtggcctggcactgctggagcccgcagccccccgcgccccccagCTGCACCTGGCGGCACATCCCCTACCCCGTGGTGGCCGCCTGCAAGTGCTCCTGCCGCTGA
- the LOC118698041 gene encoding histone H5, producing MSDSPIPLPPAPATKPKRARSARRPAAHPAYSDMIKAAIRADKSRGGASRQSIQKYVKSNYKVGQNADVQIRLAIRRLLATGVLKQTKGVGASGSFRLAKRKRSPSRKRSPSKKRSPSRKRSPSRKRSPSRKRKKTARRSTSPRKPARSRKARSPAKKPKSAARKARKKSRSPKKAKKPKTVKAKSLKASKPKKARRSKSRAKSGARKSPKKK from the coding sequence ATGAGCGACAGCCCGATCCCACTGCCACCGGCTCCGGCCACCAAGCCCAAGCGGGCCCGCTCAGCGCGGCGGCCGGCGGCCCACCCTGCGTACTCGGACATGATCAAGGCGGCCATCCGGGCCGACAAGAGCCGCGGTGGCGCATCCCGGCAGTCCATCCAGAAGTACGTGAAGAGCAACTACAAGGTGGGCCAGAACGCCGACGTTCAGATCAGGCTGGCCATTCGGCGCCTGCTGGCCACCGGAGTCCTCAAGCAGACCAAAGGAGTTGGTGCCTCCGGCTCTTTCCGCCTAGCCAAGCGGAAGAGGTCTCCGTCCAGGAAGAGGTCTCCGTCCAAGAAGAGGTCTCCTTCCAGGAAGAGGTCTCCTTCCAGGAAGAGGTCTCCTtccaggaagaggaagaagacaGCCAGGAGATCCACTTCTCCCCGGAAGCCGGCTAGGTCCCGGAAAGCCAGGTCCCCGGCCAAGAAGCCCAAGTCTGCCGCCAGGAAGGCCAGGAAGAAGTCAAGGAGCCCGAAGAAAGCCAAGAAGCCAAAGACTGTTAAGGCCAAATCCCTGAAGGCGTCCAAACCCAAGAAGGCAAGGCGGTCGAAATCCAGAGCCAAGTCCGGTGCCCGCAAGTCGCCCAAGAAGAAGTGA
- the TRIOBP gene encoding TRIO and F-actin-binding protein, with the protein MTPDLLNFKKGWMSILDEPGEWKKHWFVLTDSSLRYYRDSNAEEADDLDGEIDLRSCTDVTEFAVQRNYGFQIHTKDAVFTLSAMTSGIRRNWIEALRKNVRPVSAPDVTKLPDCDKENFRNCVPQKGSLRTEEQQRPGSGSEGNSKGSHWKADGQRHAFDYVELSPLPQEPGSQGSLQRTKGSLKISERAPRYEELERDLAIRSEERRRWFESPDGRVPNNDGPAGDPARRAGEQDLPTPPLSEEQRIRLSEEIEKKWLELEHLPLKDLRRVPLTTLLNQSKGGQGDTNEALKKEIQSLRAQLESCRARNESLQEAAKSQGDSHVPRGYISQEACERSLAEMESSHQQVMEELQRHHQRELERLRQEKERLLAEEAAATAAAIEALKKAHREEMNKELGRTRSFQQCSSLPEALQKQHQLDVESLKRELQVLSEQYSQKCLEIGELTQKAEEREQILERCQQEGKDLLQKNQELQTRLSDEIGKLRSFISSRGSGDRASHNNERSSCELEVLLRVKENELQYVKKEVQCLREELQMMQKDKRFASGKYQDVYAELNHIKVRSEREIEQLKEHLRLAMAALQEKESLCNSK; encoded by the exons ATGACG ccgGATCTTCTCAATTTCAAGAAGGGATGGATGTCAATCCTGGACGAGCCCGGAGAG TGGAAGAAACACTGGTTTGTGCTGACCGACTCGAGCCTGAGGTATTACCGGGACTCGAACGCAGAGGAG GCTGATGACCTTGATGGAGAAATCGACCTACGTTCCTGCACGGATGTGACGGAGTTCGCGGTGCAGCGCAACTACGGCTTCCAGATCCAC ACAAAGGATGCCGTCTTCACCCTGTCAGCAATGACCTCTGGCATCCGGCGCAACTGGATCGAGGCCCTGAGGAAGAATGTGCGCCCAGTCAGTGCTCCAGATGTCACCAA GCTCCCTGACTGTGACAAGGAGAACTTCCGGAACTGCGTTCCCCAGAAAGGCTCACTCCGGACGGAAGAGCAGCAGCGGCCGGGCTCGGGCTCCGAGGGGAACTCCAAGGGCAGTCACTGGAAGGCGGATGGGCAGCGCCATGCCTTTGACTATGTGGAGCTGTCTCCCTTGCCACAAGAGCCTGGAAGTCAGGGGTCCCTGCAGAGGACGAAAGGGAGCTTGAAGATCTCGGAGCGAGCTCCCAGGTATGAGGAGCTGGAGCGGGATCTGGCCATCCGTTcggaggagaggaggaggtggtTTGAGAGCCCCGATGGCAGGGTCCCCAACAACGATGGCCCTGCAGGAGACCCTGCccgcagggctggggagcaggaccTCCCTACCCCTCCGCTTTCGGAGGAACAACGGATTCGTCTGAGTGAGGAGATAGAGAAGAagtggctggagctggagcacctGCCCTTGAAGGACTTGCGGCGGGTGCCCTTGACAACACTGCTGAACCAGAGCAAGGGGGGCCAGGGAGACACCAATGAGGCGCTGAAAAAGGAG ATCCAGTCACTGCGGGCACAGCTGGAGTCCTGCCGGGCCAGAAACGAGAGCCTTCAGGAGGCAGCAAAATCCCAGGGGGACAGCCATGTGCCCCGAGGCTACATCTCACAG GAGGCCTGTGAGCGCAGCCTGGCTGAGATGGAGTCATCCCACCAGCAAGtgatggaggagctgcagaggcaccACCAGCGGGAGCTGGAGCGGCTGCGGCAGGAGAAGGAGCGGCTCctggcagaggaggcagcagcaacagcagcag CCATTGAGGCACTGAAGAAAGCCCACCGGGAGGAAATGAATaaggagctgggcaggacacGGAGCTTCCAGCAATGTAGCTCGCTCCCAGAAGCCCTCCAGAAGCAGCACCA GTTGGACGTGGAGTCGCTGAAGCGGGAACTGCAGGTGCTCTCTGAGCAGTATTCCCAAAAGTGCCTGGAAATTGGGGAGCTCACCCAGAAGGCAGAAGAGCGGGAGCAGATATTGGAGCGCTGtcagcaggaggggaaggaccTCCTCCAGAAAAATCAG gagctgcagacgCGCCTCTCGGATGAGATCGGAAAGCTGCGAAGCTTTATTTCATCGCGGGGCTCTGGGGACCGCGCCTCGCACAACAACGAGCGCAGCTCCTGCGAGCTGGAG gtgctgctgcgGGTGAAGGAGAATGAGCTCCAGTACGTCAAGAAGGAGGTGCAGTGCCTccgggaggagctgcagatgaTGCAAAAG GACAAGAGATTTGCCTCAGGGAAATACCAAGACGTGTATGCAGAGCTGAATCACATTAAGGTGCGCTCGGAGCGAGAGATcgagcagctgaaggagcacCTGCGCCTGGCCATGGCGGCTCTGCAGGAGAAGGAGTCACTGTGCAACAGCAAGTAA
- the GCAT gene encoding 2-amino-3-ketobutyrate coenzyme A ligase, mitochondrial: MWRAAAVRALRGAGARVPRAASGAAGALRGAGAGAPRAASGAAAAQLRRRLESELEEIRSAGTWKSERIITSRQGPHLRLTGGGAGIINFCANNYLGLSSHPEVIRAAVEALEKFGAGLSSVRFICGTQSIHKDLEEKIARFHQREDAILYASCFDANAGIFEALLTPEDAVLSDELNHASIIDGIRLCKANKYRYKHMDMQDLEAKLKEAQKHRLRLVATDGAFSMDGDIAPLREICQLAHKYDALVFIDECHATGFLGPNGRGTDELLGVMDKVTIINSTLGKALGGAAGGYTTGPKPLIDLLRQRSRPYLFSNSLPPAVVGCASKALDLLMESNAIAQSMAAKTQRFRSKMTAAGFTISGKDHPICPVMLGDARLASVMAEDMLNRGIYVIGFSYPVVPKGKARIRVQISAVHSDEDIDRCVEAFTQVGRKHGALP, translated from the exons ATGTGGCGGGCGGCGGCGGTGCGGGCGctgcgcggggccggggcccggGTCCCCCGGGCCGCGtcgggagcggcgggggcgctgcgcggggccggggccggcgctCCCCGGGCCGCGtcgggagcggcggcggcgcagCTGCGGCGGCGGCTGGAGAGCGAGCTGGAGGAGATCCGCAGCGCCGGCACCTGGAAGAGCGAGCGCATTATCACCTCCCGGCAGGGTCCCCACCTCCGCCTGACGGGCGGCGGCGCCG GGATTATCAATTTCTGTGCCAATAACTACCTGGGGCTCTCCAGCCACCCCGAGGTGATCCGTGCCGCTGTGGAGGCCCTGGAGAAGTTCGGCGCCGGGCTCAGCTCCGTCCGCTTTATCTGCGGTACCCAG AGCATACACAAGGACCTGGAGGAGAAGATTGCACGTTTCCACCAGCGGGAAGATGCCATTCTCTATGCCAGCTGCTTTGATGCCAACGCTGGTATCTTTGAG GCCCTGCTGACCCCAGAGGATGCAGTGCTGTCAGATGAGCTGAACCATGCTTCCATCATCGATGGGATCCGCCTGTGCAAGGCCAACAAGTACCGCTACAAGCACATGGACATGCAGGACCTGGAGGCCAAGCTGAAGGAAGCTCAG AAGCATCGGCTGCGTCTGGTGGCCACTGACGGAGCCTTCTCCATGGATGGTGACATTGCGCCCCTGAGGGAGATCTGCCAGCTGGCCCACAAGTACGATGCCCTGGTCTTCATCGATGAATGCCACGCCACAGGATTCCTGGGACCCAATGGGCG GGGTACTGATGAGCTCCTGGGAGTGATGGACAAAGTCACCATCATCAATTCTACCCTGGGAAAAGCtcttggaggagctgcag GTGGGTACACAACAGGTCCCAAACCCCTCATCGATCTGCTCCGCCAGCGCTCCCGCCCGTACCTCTTCTCCAACAGCCTGCCCCCTGCCGTGGTGGGCTGTGCATCCAAGGCCCTGGACCTGCTCATGGAGAGCAATGCCATTGCACAGTCTATGGCTGCCAAAACCCAACG GTTCAGAAGTAAGATGACGGCGGCTGGCTTCACCATCTCGGGGAAAGACCACCCCATCTGTCCAGTCATGCTGGGGGATGCTCGGCTGGCCTCAGTGATGGCAGAGGACATGCTCAACAGAG GCATTTATGTGATTGGCTTCAGCTACCCCGTGGTGCCCAAGGGCAAGGCGCGCATCCGGGTGCAGATCTCAGCCGTGCACAGCGACGAGGACATCGACCGCTGCGTGGAAGCCTTCACCCAGGTGGGACGGAAGCACGGAGCACTGCCCTGA